One region of Bubalus kerabau isolate K-KA32 ecotype Philippines breed swamp buffalo chromosome 6, PCC_UOA_SB_1v2, whole genome shotgun sequence genomic DNA includes:
- the USP1 gene encoding ubiquitin carboxyl-terminal hydrolase 1, with product MPGVIPSESNGLSRGSPSKKNRLSLKFFQKKETKRALDFTDSQENEEKTSEYKGSEIDQVVPAAQSSPINCEKRENLLPFVGLNNLGNTCYLNSILQVLYFCPGFKSGVKHLFNIISRKKEALKDEANQKDKGNCKEDSLASYELICSLQSLIISVEQLQASFLLNPEKYTDELATQPRRLLNTLRELNPMYEGYLQHDAQEVLQCILGNIQETCQLLKKEEVKNVEDLSTKVEEYQKEEMSDNNSMEMDNMRHSEDYKEKLPKGNGKRKSDAEFGNMKKKVKISKEHQSSEENQRQTRSKRKAAGDTLEISPKIIPKHISENESTRPSQRKSKVKINWLKSAAKQPSILSKFCSMGKIATNQGSKGHCKENEYDLEEDLGKYDNDNTTNDCELESPGNNDMPINVNEVKPINKGAEQIGFELVEKLFQGQLVLRTRCLECESLTERREDFQDISVPVQEDELSKVEENSEISPEPKTEMKTLRWAISQFASVERIVGEDKYFCENCHHYTEAERSLLFDKMPEVITIHLKCFAASGLEFDCYGGGLSKINTPLLTPLKLSLEEWSTKPTNDSYGLFAVVMHSGITISSGHYTASVKVTDLNSLELDKENFVIDQTCEIGKPEPLNEEEVRGVVENYDNEEVSIRVSGNNQPSKVLNKKNVEAIGLLGGQKSKADYELYNKASNPDKVASTALPENRNSETNNTNGTHESDSNKESSDQTGINISGFENKISYVVQSLKEYEGKWLLFDDSEVKVTEEKDFLNSLSPSTSPTSTPYLLFYKKL from the exons ATGCCTGGTGTCATACCTAGTGAAAGTAATGGGCTTTCAAGAGGTAGTCCAtcaaaaaaaaacagactttccTTGAAGttttttcaaaaaaaggaaaccaagagAGCCTTGGATTTCACAGATtctcaagaaaatgaagaaaagactTCTGAATATAAAGGGTCTGAAAT TGATCAAGTTGTTCCTGCGGCACAGTCCTCGCCTATAAACtgtgagaagagagaaaactTGCTACCATTTGTGGGACTGAATAATCTCGGCAATACTTGTTATCTTAATAGTATACTTCAG GTATTATATTTTTGTCCTGGTTTTAAATCTGGAGTGAAGcacttatttaatattatttcaagGAAGAAAGAAGCCCTAAAAGATGAAGCCAATCAAAAAGATaag GGAAACTGCAAAGAAGATTCTTTGGCAAGTTATGAACTAATATGCAGCTTACAGTCCTTGATCATTTCAGTTGAACAGCTTCAGGCTAGTTTTCTATTAAATCCAGAAAAGTACACTGATGAACTTGCTACTCAGCCAAGGCGACTACTTAACACACTCAG ggAACTCAACCCTATGTATGAAGGATATCTACAGCATGATGCACAGGAAGTATTACAGTGTATTTTGGGAAACATTCAAGAAACATGCCAACtcctaaaaaaagaagaagtaaaaaacGTGGAAGACTTATCTACTAAGGTAGAAGAATATCAGAAAGAGGAAATGAGTGATAATAACAGCATGGAGATGGACAATATGAGGCATTCTGaagactataaagaaaaactcccaaaaggaaatgggaaaagaaaaagtgatgcTGAATTTggtaacatgaaaaaaaaagttaaaatctcCAAGGAACACCAGTCTTCGGAAGAAAACCAGAGACAAACCAGATCAAAAAGAAAAGCTGCAGGAGATACATTAGAGATTTCTCCTAAAATAATCCCCAAGCACATTTCTGAAAATGAGAGTACAAGAccctcccaaaggaaatcaaaagttaaaataaattggTTAAAGTCTGCAGCTAAGCAACCCAGCATTCTTTCCAAGTTCTGTAGTATGGGTAAAATAGCAACAAACCAAGGATCCAAAGGACActgtaaagaaaatgaatatgATCTTGAAGAGGACTTGGGGAAGTATGACAATGATAATACAACTAATGATTGTGAACTTGAGTCTCCAGGGAATAATGATATGCCCATTAATGTTAATGAAGTTAAGCCGATAAACAAAG gTGCAGAGCAAATTGGTTTTGAGCTAGTGGAGAAATTATTTCAAGGTCAGCTGGTATTACGGACTCGTTGCTTAGAATGTGAAAGTTtaacagaaagaagagaagattTTCAAGACATCAGTGTACCAGTGCAAGAAGATGAGCTTTCCAAAGTAGAGGAGAATTCTGAAA TTTCTCCAGAgccaaaaacagaaatgaagacccTGAGATGGGCAATTTCACAGTTTGCTTCAGTGGAAAGGATTGTAGGAGAAGATAAATATTTCTGTGAAAACTGCCATCATTATACTGAAGCAGAACGAAGTCTTTTGTTTGACAAAATGCCTGAAGTTATAACTATTCATTTGAAGTGCTTTGCTGCTAGTGGCTTGGA gtTTGACTGTTATGGTGGTGGACTTTCCAAGATCAACACTCCTTTACTGACACCTCTTAAATTGTCACTAGAAGAATGGAGCACAAAGCCAACCAACGACAGCTATGGATTATTTGCAGTTGTGATGCATAGTGGCATTACAATTAGTAGTGGGCACTATACTGCTTCTGTTAAAGTCACTGACCTTAACAGTTTAGAACTAGATAAGGAAAATTTTGTGATCGACCAAACATGTGAAATAGGTAAGCCAGAACCATTGAATGAGGAGGAAGTAAGGGGTGTGGTTGAAAATTATGACAATGAAGAAGTGTCTATTAGAGTCAGTGGAAATAACCAGCCAAGTAAAGTTTTGaacaaaaaaaatgtagaagCTATTGGACTTCTTGGAGGACAAAAGAGCAAGGCAGATTATGAGTTATACAACAAAGCGTCTAATCCTGATAAAGTTGCCAGTACAGCACTTCCTGAAAATAGAAATTCTGAGACTAACAATACTAATGGGACCCATGAATCTGATAGTAACAAGGAATCCAGTGACCAAACAGGCATTAACATTAGTGGTTTTGAGAACAAAATTTCATATGTAGTGCAAAGCTTAAAGGAGTATGAGGGGAAATGGTTGCTTTTTGATGATTCTGAAGTGAAAGTTACTGAAGAGAAGGACTTTTTGAATTCTCTTTCCCCTTCTACATCTCCTACATCTACTCCTTACTTGctattttataagaaattatag